From a single Arachnia propionica genomic region:
- a CDS encoding carbonic anhydrase: MSFDDLLSANRSYAENFSRQGADGIAHAGVAIVTCMDSRIDPLPMVGLGPGDAKILRSPGGWVAPWTMTGLVLAVQLLHVDRIMLIPHTRCAMAGTDEALHQSIAERNGMDATWLSFGASPDQMNRLKQDVSAVLAHPLIKNQAKVGGFMYDVDTGLLEQIL, translated from the coding sequence ATGAGTTTCGACGACCTGCTCTCCGCCAACCGCAGCTACGCAGAGAATTTCTCCCGGCAGGGAGCCGACGGCATCGCCCACGCGGGAGTGGCAATCGTCACCTGCATGGATTCACGCATCGATCCGTTGCCCATGGTCGGTCTCGGTCCTGGTGACGCCAAGATCCTCCGCTCCCCCGGCGGCTGGGTGGCGCCCTGGACCATGACGGGTCTGGTGCTGGCGGTCCAGCTGCTCCACGTCGACCGGATCATGCTCATCCCCCACACCCGCTGCGCCATGGCGGGAACTGACGAGGCGCTGCACCAGTCGATCGCGGAACGCAACGGCATGGACGCCACCTGGTTGAGTTTCGGTGCCAGCCCGGACCAGATGAACCGTTTGAAACAGGACGTCTCCGCCGTGCTGGCTCATCCCCTGATAAAGAACCAGGCCAAGGTCGGGGGATTCATGTACGACGTGGACACTGGTCTGCTGGAGCAGATCCTCTGA
- a CDS encoding ClbS/DfsB family four-helix bundle protein, with product MSRPTSTNELIRLAATRFEKLCTLCDSMSTHERAISFDFSNEANRKEAHWQRDKNVRDVLAHLYEWHQLLLTWVKDNRSGLSRPFLPSPHTWRTYRGSAKSV from the coding sequence ATGTCGAGACCGACGTCCACAAATGAACTGATTCGCCTCGCTGCCACACGATTCGAAAAACTGTGCACTCTATGCGATTCGATGAGCACACACGAGCGCGCCATTTCGTTCGATTTCAGCAACGAGGCCAACAGGAAAGAGGCTCATTGGCAGCGTGACAAGAACGTTCGAGACGTCCTAGCGCACCTGTACGAATGGCACCAGCTCCTGTTGACCTGGGTGAAAGACAACAGGAGCGGACTGTCACGGCCATTCCTGCCCTCACCTCACACCTGGAGGACGTACAGGGGGTCGGCAAAGTCGGTTTAG
- a CDS encoding ISAs1 family transposase yields MSSSTTTVLSRQPLVEVLKNVDDPRDRRGVRHSLFTVLSLAVTGVMAGCRSLTAIWEHTTDLTATDLEALGLEAGQALPSESTIRRVLQDLDPADLNTHLRSWFCTRTGTVAGRRVIAVDGKTMRGARTSKDPAPHLLSALDHATGTVLTQARVADKTNEIPALRELLEPLDLDGAVVTADAMHTQVDTAHWIHDQGGHYLLTVKNNQPGVRRTLKKLPWKNVPSISSVDTSRGRRVRRTVKAVEAPAWVDFPGAAQVIQVRRTRTTKNRRNTGKNSSGSAKTTTVEVVYLVCSLPMTDAQPETVTAWIQGHWGIENRLHWVRDMVFDEDHHQLRTANGPEIMAALRNLAISLIRLAYGVQAAIASTTRSLSRQPKRAIKLLTQTTT; encoded by the coding sequence ATGTCATCTTCCACCACGACCGTTCTGTCACGCCAGCCCCTGGTCGAGGTTCTTAAGAACGTGGACGACCCGCGTGATCGGCGGGGAGTACGCCACAGCCTGTTCACGGTGCTGTCACTGGCCGTGACCGGAGTGATGGCCGGGTGTCGCAGCCTGACGGCGATATGGGAGCACACCACCGATCTGACCGCCACCGACCTGGAGGCCCTGGGCCTGGAGGCGGGCCAGGCCCTGCCGTCGGAGTCCACCATCCGCAGGGTGCTCCAGGACCTGGACCCCGCAGACCTCAACACCCATTTGAGGTCCTGGTTCTGTACACGTACCGGCACCGTCGCCGGTCGAAGGGTGATCGCGGTGGACGGCAAGACCATGCGTGGGGCCCGTACCAGCAAGGACCCGGCGCCTCATCTCCTCTCAGCCCTGGATCACGCCACCGGCACGGTCCTGACCCAGGCGCGGGTGGCGGACAAGACCAACGAGATCCCGGCGCTCAGGGAGCTTCTCGAACCGTTGGACCTGGACGGGGCGGTGGTCACCGCCGACGCCATGCACACCCAGGTAGACACCGCTCACTGGATCCACGATCAGGGTGGTCACTATCTTCTCACTGTCAAGAACAACCAGCCCGGTGTACGTAGGACGCTCAAGAAGCTGCCCTGGAAGAACGTTCCGTCAATCTCAAGCGTTGACACTTCGCGTGGGCGGCGGGTGCGGCGTACCGTCAAAGCGGTCGAGGCTCCCGCCTGGGTGGACTTCCCCGGGGCGGCTCAGGTGATCCAGGTCCGGCGCACCCGAACCACCAAGAATCGCAGGAACACAGGCAAGAACAGCAGCGGTAGCGCCAAGACGACGACTGTGGAGGTGGTCTACCTGGTCTGCTCTCTACCCATGACTGATGCCCAGCCCGAGACCGTCACCGCCTGGATCCAAGGGCACTGGGGAATCGAGAACCGGCTCCACTGGGTCAGAGACATGGTCTTCGACGAGGACCACCACCAGCTGCGCACCGCTAACGGCCCCGAGATCATGGCCGCCCTGCGCAACCTGGCCATCAGCCTCATCCGACTGGCCTACGGCGTCCAAGCCGCCATCGCCTCAACCACCAGGTCCCTATCACGACAACCAAAACGCGCCATCAAGCTACTCACCCAAACAACCACCTAA